The following are encoded together in the Bradymonas sediminis genome:
- a CDS encoding M23 family metallopeptidase, whose translation MYLHSRSTRQFLSTLCAVSVLLFSVAASSAPPLKTPWMCEQTFPVSQSHHTGSHLGKGAQAWDFALPVGTPIVAPAAGTVRMLRQDSTVFGCDPKFAYDANYIIVDFGDGTEALFLHLQANSSTLSVGDKVEVGDTLGKIGMSGYTCGPHLHFQVQETCDSWWCTSVPATFAEHGDPGAGEELTSANCTQPVESPLDQSPMDDLPLDDSNAASAVATKTPTSKANAADKTTTPTGSADNAAAAIGGNTDLQPAPK comes from the coding sequence ATGTATCTCCACTCTCGCTCTACTCGCCAATTTCTAAGCACGCTCTGCGCCGTCAGCGTGCTGCTTTTCTCGGTCGCAGCCAGCAGCGCACCACCGCTTAAAACCCCCTGGATGTGCGAGCAAACCTTCCCGGTCTCGCAATCCCACCATACCGGCAGCCACCTCGGAAAAGGCGCGCAAGCCTGGGACTTCGCCCTGCCGGTCGGCACACCGATCGTGGCGCCGGCCGCCGGCACGGTGCGAATGCTGCGCCAAGACTCGACGGTCTTCGGCTGTGACCCCAAATTTGCCTACGACGCGAATTATATCATCGTCGACTTCGGCGATGGGACCGAAGCGCTCTTCCTTCACCTTCAGGCCAATTCCTCAACGCTCTCGGTGGGCGACAAGGTCGAGGTTGGCGACACCCTCGGAAAGATCGGCATGTCGGGATATACCTGCGGGCCGCACCTGCATTTCCAGGTCCAAGAGACCTGCGACTCCTGGTGGTGCACCTCGGTCCCGGCGACCTTTGCCGAGCACGGCGACCCGGGCGCAGGTGAGGAATTAACCTCCGCGAATTGTACCCAACCGGTCGAATCACCGCTTGACCAATCCCCCATGGATGACCTTCCACTGGACGACTCCAACGCGGCGAGCGCCGTTGCCACGAAGACTCCGACCTCAAAGGCGAATGCGGCCGACAAGACCACCACGCCCACCGGCTCGGCCGACAACGCCGCGGCGGCAATCGGCGGAAATACAGACCTTCAGCCCGCTCCCAAATAA
- a CDS encoding SEC-C metal-binding domain-containing protein, producing the protein MTNTEIFSTQTIRQRIDVLLNQGEALTASARADIVALGTAATPELIRILEDRKLWDDQAPGEGFAPIYAAEILGEIGDPDALDALYVAFRKVDRDAILDDALTDAIRAYGQAAIPAGLRALESWDDPFLADLAFLFSELNTSPANQVEGAEQLGLHDPELHRKALQVLLKFFIKYPVPGAELLANFGDPVAVDALSVAMDRYIASAKDDPKYRRPIFALADAIKQLGGALRGEQKGAIMRLKANRSASEVALDKLHAKDSADDSQTVKKDRHLGRNEPCWCGSGRKYKRCHLNDDLAESPDEA; encoded by the coding sequence ATGACAAATACTGAAATATTTAGCACCCAGACAATTCGCCAACGCATCGACGTGCTACTCAACCAAGGAGAGGCGCTGACGGCGTCCGCGCGCGCGGACATCGTCGCGCTGGGCACCGCAGCCACTCCGGAACTCATTAGAATCCTCGAGGACCGTAAGCTCTGGGACGATCAAGCGCCCGGAGAGGGTTTCGCGCCCATTTATGCGGCCGAGATTCTTGGCGAGATCGGTGACCCCGACGCGCTCGACGCGCTCTATGTTGCCTTCCGAAAGGTCGACCGCGACGCGATCCTCGATGACGCGCTCACCGATGCGATCCGCGCGTACGGACAAGCGGCGATCCCGGCAGGGCTTCGCGCCCTCGAGTCCTGGGACGACCCGTTCCTGGCCGACCTCGCCTTTCTATTCTCCGAGCTAAACACCTCGCCGGCGAACCAGGTTGAGGGCGCCGAGCAACTCGGCCTACACGACCCGGAGCTGCACCGAAAGGCCTTGCAGGTTCTGCTAAAATTCTTCATCAAATATCCCGTCCCCGGCGCCGAATTGCTCGCCAATTTCGGCGACCCGGTCGCGGTCGATGCGCTCTCAGTGGCGATGGACCGCTATATCGCATCGGCCAAGGACGACCCGAAATACCGACGTCCAATCTTTGCGCTGGCTGACGCCATCAAACAATTGGGCGGCGCATTACGCGGCGAGCAAAAGGGCGCCATTATGCGCCTCAAAGCCAATCGCTCGGCCTCCGAGGTTGCCCTCGACAAGCTGCATGCCAAAGATTCGGCCGACGACTCTCAGACCGTCAAAAAAGACCGCCACCTTGGTCGAAATGAGCCCTGCTGGTGTGGCAGTGGACGCAAATATAAGCGTTGTCATTTAAATGACGACCTCGCCGAATCCCCTGACGAGGCCTGA
- a CDS encoding DNRLRE domain-containing protein, with amino-acid sequence MKWSSFRLLLVCTLVTAAVGCTESTADKVSPISDAGADAATDVQDEPDVASDAGDTDVDADVETDIDEGDVEQDTDADIAPNCVEDQCGVCDDDPTNDCVQDCNQEWGGSAVEDECGSCNADPADNCVQDCAGTWGGAALPDNCGVCDEDPGNDCVEDCAGTWGGSAVEDACGTCDADPSNDCDCAGTPGGSAAVDNCGTCDADASNDCVQDCAGDWGGSATLDGCGTCDANPLNDCIFDCNGVPAGAATLDNCGTCDSDPSNDCAQDCAGDWGGPAAVDQCGTCDTDPSNDCAQDCAGTWGGAAVVDQCGTCDADASNDCTQDCNGDWGGSAEMDLCGRCVDGNTGAQACPTLELTPVADASVRKSDATSNYGTSQDLSVHAQSRASEARTYLRFDLSGLPASAVVQGVRLEATAYKGYAHGGDGNVYTHFVGDDAWGETTVTWDNAPTAEPTRLGHWWLWYNATPATRLGVNNSAALAAVVQREHDGDKMVSLRLHSPGYDTTYRSREYSNTAERPKLRIGYLNASTTTLEPSADAWTEAGSTLNNGGDTSLEVMPSNRGERNVYVRFDLNSLPAGAKVVEATFSMTAYKGHAYGGNGNVYTHLVSDDSWTEGAINAMNAPPAASDSLGFWWLWYNYEIENKVGRFSTEALRDAVQGEFDDDGTISFRLHSSGYKTSYRSREYSVSGERPQLTVKYVIP; translated from the coding sequence ATGAAGTGGTCAAGTTTCAGATTATTATTGGTGTGCACCTTAGTGACGGCTGCGGTGGGTTGTACCGAATCCACCGCTGACAAAGTCTCTCCCATCTCGGATGCAGGAGCGGATGCGGCGACAGACGTCCAGGATGAGCCTGACGTCGCGAGTGACGCCGGCGACACCGACGTCGACGCAGATGTTGAGACCGACATCGACGAGGGCGACGTCGAGCAAGACACCGACGCCGATATCGCCCCAAACTGCGTCGAAGACCAATGTGGCGTCTGCGACGACGACCCCACCAACGATTGCGTGCAGGACTGTAACCAAGAGTGGGGAGGCAGCGCCGTCGAGGACGAGTGTGGCTCATGCAACGCCGACCCCGCCGACAATTGCGTACAAGATTGCGCCGGCACCTGGGGTGGAGCCGCGCTGCCCGACAATTGCGGTGTCTGCGACGAAGACCCCGGCAATGATTGCGTCGAGGACTGCGCCGGCACCTGGGGCGGCAGCGCCGTCGAAGACGCCTGTGGCACCTGCGACGCCGACCCAAGCAACGACTGCGATTGCGCCGGCACCCCCGGCGGAAGCGCCGCGGTCGACAATTGCGGCACCTGTGACGCCGACGCGAGCAACGATTGCGTTCAGGACTGCGCGGGCGATTGGGGCGGCAGCGCCACCCTCGACGGCTGCGGCACCTGCGATGCCAACCCCCTGAATGACTGCATCTTTGACTGCAACGGCGTGCCGGCTGGCGCGGCGACGCTGGATAATTGCGGGACCTGTGATAGCGACCCCAGCAATGATTGCGCCCAGGACTGCGCCGGCGACTGGGGCGGCCCGGCAGCGGTTGACCAATGTGGCACCTGCGACACCGACCCCTCCAACGACTGCGCCCAGGACTGCGCGGGCACCTGGGGCGGCGCAGCCGTCGTGGACCAATGTGGAACCTGCGACGCCGACGCGAGCAACGATTGCACCCAGGACTGCAACGGTGATTGGGGCGGCAGCGCCGAGATGGACCTCTGTGGGCGATGCGTTGACGGAAACACCGGCGCGCAGGCATGTCCGACCTTAGAGCTCACCCCGGTCGCAGATGCATCGGTCCGAAAAAGCGACGCGACCTCGAACTACGGCACCTCCCAGGATCTCAGCGTTCACGCGCAATCTCGCGCTTCGGAAGCCAGGACCTACCTTCGCTTTGATCTGTCGGGACTACCCGCCAGCGCGGTTGTTCAGGGAGTGCGTCTCGAAGCGACGGCCTATAAGGGCTACGCTCACGGCGGTGATGGCAACGTCTATACCCACTTCGTCGGCGACGACGCGTGGGGCGAGACAACGGTCACCTGGGATAACGCCCCGACCGCCGAACCTACCCGACTCGGGCATTGGTGGCTGTGGTATAATGCCACCCCGGCGACCCGCCTCGGCGTTAATAATAGCGCGGCGCTCGCCGCGGTCGTCCAGCGCGAGCATGATGGCGACAAAATGGTCAGCCTGCGCCTTCATTCGCCGGGCTACGACACCACCTATCGCTCGCGCGAATATTCGAATACCGCTGAGCGCCCCAAGTTGCGCATCGGCTATTTGAACGCATCGACCACCACGCTTGAGCCCAGCGCGGATGCCTGGACCGAGGCCGGCAGCACCCTCAATAATGGCGGTGATACGAGCCTTGAGGTCATGCCGTCGAACCGAGGCGAACGCAATGTCTACGTGCGCTTCGATCTCAATAGCCTGCCTGCCGGGGCGAAAGTGGTCGAGGCCACGTTCTCCATGACAGCCTACAAGGGCCACGCATATGGGGGGAACGGCAATGTCTACACCCACCTGGTCAGCGATGATAGCTGGACAGAAGGCGCCATCAACGCCATGAACGCGCCGCCCGCGGCCAGCGACTCACTCGGTTTCTGGTGGCTCTGGTACAACTATGAGATCGAAAACAAAGTCGGACGATTCAGCACCGAGGCGCTTCGCGACGCGGTTCAGGGCGAGTTTGACGACGACGGCACCATCTCGTTTCGCCTGCACTCATCGGGCTATAAAACCAGTTATCGCTCGCGCGAATACTCGGTCTCCGGCGAGCGCCCGCAGTTGACCGTGAAATACGTGATTCCCTAA